In Nocardioides sp. InS609-2, a single genomic region encodes these proteins:
- the map gene encoding type I methionyl aminopeptidase yields MMGLRDRGIEIKTPDQIDAMRVAGLLVGSTLELLRSSVRAGVTTGELDAIADDAIRSGGGTPSFLGYHGFSGSICASVNDEVVHGIPGDRALVEGDVISIDCGAIVNGWHGDAAVTVPVGEVSAAAVKLMQVTEESMWRGIAAARLGGRVTDISHAIEQYVRSAGEFGILEDYVGHGIGSEMHQPPNVPNYGRPGRGPRIVEGLALAVEPMITLGRPDTEVLEDDWTVVTIDGSLSAHSENTFTMTPRGAWVLTALDGGEQRLKELGVPFGGR; encoded by the coding sequence CTGATGGGACTGCGCGACCGCGGCATCGAGATCAAGACGCCCGACCAGATCGACGCCATGCGCGTCGCCGGTCTGCTGGTCGGCTCCACCCTGGAGCTCCTGCGGTCCTCGGTGAGGGCGGGCGTCACGACCGGTGAGCTCGACGCCATCGCCGACGACGCCATCCGCTCCGGCGGGGGCACGCCGTCGTTCCTCGGCTATCACGGCTTCAGCGGGTCCATCTGCGCCTCGGTCAACGACGAGGTCGTCCACGGCATCCCCGGTGACCGGGCACTGGTCGAGGGCGACGTCATCTCGATCGACTGCGGCGCCATCGTCAACGGCTGGCACGGCGACGCGGCGGTCACGGTGCCGGTCGGCGAGGTGAGCGCGGCAGCCGTCAAGCTGATGCAGGTCACCGAGGAGTCGATGTGGCGTGGCATCGCTGCCGCGCGTCTCGGCGGGCGCGTCACCGACATCTCGCACGCCATCGAGCAGTACGTCCGCAGCGCCGGCGAGTTCGGGATCCTCGAGGACTACGTCGGACACGGCATCGGCTCCGAGATGCACCAGCCACCCAACGTGCCCAACTACGGCCGCCCCGGTCGTGGCCCCCGCATCGTCGAGGGCCTGGCCCTCGCGGTCGAGCCGATGATCACCCTCGGCCGGCCCGACACCGAGGTCCTCGAGGACGACTGGACCGTCGTCACCATCGACGGCTCGTTGTCGGCCCACTCCGAGAACACCTTCACGATGACCCCGCGCGGTGCCTGGGTGCTCACCGCCCTCGATGGCGGCGAGCAGCGGCTCAAGGAGCTCGGCGTCCCGTTCGGTGGACGCTGA
- a CDS encoding adenylate kinase: protein MRLIIMGPPGAGKGTQAKFIADHFGIPAISTGDIFRANVSAGTELGVKAEHFMDAGEYVPDEVTNQMVRNRIDEPDADPGFMLDGYPRTLAQVEELDGMIKFTGHALDAVVVLTVDEDEIVQRLLQRAELEGRADDTEDVIRRRQELYTEQTEPLIGVYRDRGLLIELDGMGEVDQVTQRIFEALDVVPQS from the coding sequence ATGAGACTCATCATCATGGGCCCGCCGGGAGCCGGGAAGGGCACTCAGGCCAAGTTCATCGCCGACCACTTCGGCATCCCCGCGATCTCCACCGGCGACATCTTCCGTGCCAATGTTTCTGCCGGGACCGAGCTCGGTGTCAAGGCAGAGCACTTCATGGACGCCGGCGAGTACGTTCCCGACGAGGTCACCAACCAGATGGTCCGCAACCGGATCGACGAGCCCGACGCCGACCCCGGCTTCATGCTCGACGGCTACCCGCGCACGCTGGCCCAGGTCGAAGAGCTCGACGGGATGATCAAGTTCACCGGTCACGCCCTCGACGCCGTCGTGGTGCTCACCGTCGACGAGGACGAGATCGTGCAGCGGCTCCTGCAGCGCGCTGAGCTCGAGGGCCGCGCCGACGACACCGAGGACGTCATCCGTCGTCGTCAGGAGCTCTACACCGAGCAGACCGAGCCGCTCATCGGCGTCTACCGCGACCGGGGTCTCCTCATCGAGCTCGACGGCATGGGCGAGGTCGACCAGGTCACCCAGCGCATCTTCGAAGCGCTGGACGTCGTTCCACAGAGTTAA
- the secY gene encoding preprotein translocase subunit SecY has protein sequence MLGAFANAFRTPDLRRKLLFVLLIITVFRLGSQVPAPGVNVANVQSCLSDVENSGLYSLVNMFSGGALLQLTIFALGIMPYITASIILQLLVVVIPRLEALKKEGQSGQTKITQYTRYLTLGLALLQATGIVALARSGRLLQGCNVDLLHSNSTSTFLIMVITMTAGTAVIMWLGELVTDRGIGNGMSILIFTQVVATFPQALWSVQQTNGWWVFGIVLVIGLVIIAGVIFIEQAQRRIPVQYARRMVGRKMFGGSSTYIPLKVNQAGIIPVIFASSLLYLPAMAVQFNQTSTNPVLTFVNRYLVGGDHPLYMATYFALIIFFTYFYVSITFNPEEVADNMKKYGGFIPGIRAGKPTEDYLSYVLSRITFPGALYLGLISLIPLVAFAMIGATQNFPFGGTSILIMVGVALDTVKQIESQLQQRNYEGFLR, from the coding sequence GTGCTAGGCGCGTTTGCCAACGCTTTCCGCACGCCGGACCTGCGGCGCAAGCTGCTGTTCGTGCTGCTGATCATCACGGTGTTCCGGCTCGGCTCGCAGGTGCCCGCGCCCGGAGTCAACGTGGCCAACGTGCAGTCGTGCCTCAGCGACGTCGAGAACTCCGGGCTCTACAGCCTGGTCAACATGTTCTCGGGCGGAGCACTGCTCCAGCTGACGATCTTCGCGCTCGGGATCATGCCCTACATCACCGCCAGCATCATCCTGCAGCTGCTCGTCGTGGTCATCCCGCGGCTCGAAGCGCTGAAGAAGGAGGGCCAGTCGGGGCAGACCAAGATCACCCAGTACACCCGTTACCTCACCCTGGGCCTCGCCCTCCTCCAGGCGACCGGCATCGTGGCGTTGGCGCGCTCGGGACGACTGCTCCAGGGCTGCAACGTGGATCTCCTGCACAGCAACAGCACCTCCACGTTCCTGATCATGGTCATCACCATGACCGCAGGCACCGCCGTCATCATGTGGCTCGGCGAGCTCGTCACCGACCGCGGCATCGGCAACGGCATGTCGATCCTCATCTTCACCCAGGTCGTCGCGACCTTCCCGCAGGCTCTGTGGAGCGTCCAGCAGACCAACGGCTGGTGGGTGTTCGGCATCGTCTTGGTCATCGGCCTGGTCATCATCGCCGGCGTCATCTTCATCGAGCAGGCCCAGCGTCGCATCCCGGTCCAGTACGCCCGGCGGATGGTCGGCCGCAAGATGTTCGGCGGCAGCTCGACGTACATCCCGCTCAAGGTCAACCAGGCCGGCATCATCCCGGTCATCTTCGCGTCGTCGCTGCTCTACCTGCCGGCGATGGCCGTGCAGTTCAACCAGACCTCCACCAACCCGGTGCTCACGTTCGTCAACCGCTACCTCGTGGGTGGCGACCACCCGCTCTACATGGCGACCTACTTCGCGTTGATCATCTTCTTCACCTACTTCTACGTGTCGATCACCTTCAACCCCGAAGAAGTGGCCGACAACATGAAGAAGTACGGCGGCTTCATTCCCGGCATCCGCGCGGGCAAGCCGACCGAGGACTACCTGTCCTATGTCTTGTCCAGGATCACCTTCCCGGGCGCGCTCTACCTCGGTCTCATCTCGTTGATCCCGCTCGTCGCGTTCGCGATGATCGGGGCAACCCAGAACTTCCCGTTCGGCGGCACCTCCATCCTGATCATGGTGGGCGTCGCACTCGACACGGTGAAGCAGATCGAGAGTCAGCTCCAGCAGCGCAACTACGAAGGGTTCCTGCGTTAA
- the rplO gene encoding 50S ribosomal protein L15, which produces MTLKLHHLRPAPGAKTAKTRVGRGEGSKGKTAGRGTKGTSARYQVPATFEGGQTPLHMRLPKLKGFRNPFKVEFQVVNLDKLGELFPDGGDVTVDTLVAKGAVRKGHPVKVLGQGEISVAVQVSVNAFSGSAKDKIEAAGGTATVA; this is translated from the coding sequence ATGACGCTCAAGCTGCACCACCTGCGCCCGGCGCCCGGCGCCAAGACTGCCAAGACCCGCGTCGGTCGTGGTGAGGGCTCCAAGGGCAAGACTGCCGGCCGCGGCACCAAGGGCACCAGTGCCCGCTACCAGGTCCCGGCCACCTTCGAGGGCGGTCAGACTCCACTGCACATGCGTCTCCCGAAGCTCAAGGGCTTCCGGAACCCGTTCAAGGTGGAGTTCCAGGTCGTCAACCTCGACAAGCTCGGCGAGCTGTTCCCCGACGGTGGCGACGTCACCGTCGACACGCTGGTCGCCAAGGGCGCCGTCCGCAAGGGCCACCCCGTCAAGGTGCTCGGCCAGGGCGAGATCTCCGTTGCGGTCCAGGTGAGCGTCAACGCGTTCTCCGGCTCTGCGAAGGACAAGATCGAGGCCGCCGGCGGCACTGCGACGGTTGCCTGA
- the rpmD gene encoding 50S ribosomal protein L30 — MAQLKVQQKKSTIGCKANQRETLRTLGLKRIGDVVVKEDRPEIRGMVHTVRHLVSVEEVS, encoded by the coding sequence ATGGCACAGCTGAAGGTCCAGCAGAAGAAGTCAACGATCGGCTGCAAGGCCAACCAGCGCGAGACCCTGCGCACTCTCGGTCTCAAGCGGATTGGTGACGTCGTCGTCAAGGAGGACCGCCCGGAGATCCGCGGCATGGTCCACACCGTCCGTCACCTGGTGTCGGTCGAGGAAGTGAGCTGA